Below is a window of Rattus norvegicus strain BN/NHsdMcwi chromosome 5, GRCr8, whole genome shotgun sequence DNA.
ATTTCACGTTTGAACTACAACACCCGTTCAATGGACTTGTGCCCATTTGTTGTTTTCTAGCATTGCAGGTTAGTCGTTTGGAAAACCTTGTTCTCTTACGGATTATAAAACTTCAGTGTAATGCCGCGTGCTGTAATAAAAAGTCTAACTTGCTGCTAACACCACCCGTACCACGAGAAAAGACTCACGGTAGCTTATAAAGGCTTCACCCACAATCTCATTGACAAGCACCatcactggctgtcctggactgacGGATTCATTTCATTCAGTTTTAAGAAATGCTTCCCAAGTCATCCAGTTGGTACGACGTTCATTCTGCCTGGCAAAAGTGGTCTCACGACACAAAGCAGACAAAGCCAAGTAAGAGAAGGAACAGTGACTCCAGGGGCCATAGCGAATCACCCCCTGTCCTCTGGAATACAGCGGGACGGCTTCAAGCACACTTTGCACACAGAGCATAGGACATTCAGGAAGATATGAACTTAAACACTGAACTATGGTTAATAATGATTCTGCTTCTCGTATCGGTCATCTGTGATTGGGTCGCAGATCGTGAGAAAGTTGAGACTTATTTTTGCAGAAAGGCATTAATTTCCTTGGTTCATTTAGGAAGCCGAGTCTTCTATAGAGTCAGAGCCTCAGAGAGCTGCCATCGAGGCAGGGGGACGGCGTCTCATCTGAACTTAATTATAGGATcgtatttcttctctctgtggtcaAACACTCGAGATGATTGGACGTTCTACAGAACATATACATCGGCAGTCATCAATCTGAGGGGCTGGTTGAAATTTTGCCTACCACCTTAATCCTTTTTCGTTTCCCTcaacctccttcccttcctcctccttctaccccCATCAATCCTTAGTGTGAGCACAAGGCGTGGTTCTGAGGCCTTACATCTGCTGTGCCACTGAACCACACTCTCAGTACCATGAAGAACACTCACATGTCATGGACAACTTTAATCCAAATGTTTGCtgctgagatttttgtttttttatttttatttatttattttttttttgccactgaAATGTGTGGTTTTTCTGTAGGTTGGTCAGACAAGGATCTCGAAGACATCTTGGGAGGCGGGGGATACAAACCTGACAAGAATAAAGGTAGGAATGTTGCTTTGTCTGACAACACACGGattctccttaaaatgttgaccaTTTGCCGCCAGGTAAAACATGTGACTCTCAGCCTCTGGCAAATCAGCCTTCGACATGTGCACTTGTCATGTGCAGTGGGCTCTCATTCTTGCGGGTGGGGGCTCATTTGTGAGCCATCCTGGGATGCTACCCATTTGCTCTGTTGCTCTTTAAGCATGAGCTGGTGTCCCCACTACCTAGGTGCACCTCGTAAGCCAGTTTTCCATGCAGTGCGAGGGTTCAAACTTAACATGGCGCACATTTTAAAGATGCCCCTAGCAAATCAGATGTTTACAAAATTCCTTTggattccatttccccttcccaggaagatATATACTTCCCTCCTATTGGATCCCAGGGAGTGGAAACTGTCCTTGGGATGTATTGTGTGAgcgaagaatctattttcaattaaaaagactaaatgttgggggtgggggatatcAGGGGATGGGGGCTGATAgacaggaaggtgggaaggggaataacatctgaaatgtaagtaaagaaatatatctaataaaaaattaaaaaagaaagattaatacaaaaagcaatttataaaaaaattatctaatgaaaaattaaaaaaaaaaaaagacaaaaagtccCACATCATTCCTTGCCAGGTCTGAGCCCCAAGTACTGTTTATCATCCGATACAATCCATTCTTACCTTAAAGATCACGGGAGCTTTGCTACTTTGCAATAGAATTTCAAGGTAACCTTCCCTGAGGTTTAACTGTGTTTAAATGTATAGGAAAATTAAACCACAGGATCAGACTGTCTACCAGTCTGACACacgaaacaaaacacaaaatgaaaacaatcaactaaaaaaacaaaagccgtttatattaaaaaaataatgtagcacCAGTCAGAATTTTAAAACGGTTCAGGAAAACTCCTACGTAATCTTCATCCGGCCTCGCCCAAGGAGCCTTTATTGTAGAACCATAGAGTTGGTCGTTCTAATCAGAAGTTGTTATCTGTGCAATAAAGTCACCTATTGACATTTTGGAAATTATGTTAGatctcattttatgtgtgtgcctgtgtgtgcctttgtgtgtctgtatgtgtgtctatgtgtgtgggcctatgtgtgtgtgtgtttgtctgtgtgtctatgtgtgcctatgtgtgtatatctatgtgtatgtgtgtctgtgtgtctgtgtgtatgtgtgtgtatgtctgtttgtttctgtgtgtgtgtgcctgtttgtgtgtgtgtctgtgtgtgtatgtgtatgtgtgtgtgtctataggtGTCTACGTgcgtgtgtctatgtctgtatgtgtgtgtgtgtctgtttgtttctctgtgtgtgtgtctgtgtgtgtatgtgtgtgtgtgtctatgtgtgtgtgtgtgtctatgtgtgtgtatgggcgtgtattggtgtgtgtgtgtatgtgtgaaatttTATCACATGTGTAGATTTCAATAGCCATTAACACAACCAGGGAGAGATTATCATAAAATCTGCATGCTGCCCCTTGAACAGTCATGTCCTTCCCAAGGCTCATGTTTGCAGTTTCCACAGCTGTTCATGACTGAAACCTTTCTCCACACATCTGTCAGATCGGATCTTAAGCTTGGATGGGGTGAGAAGTCTGAGTCTTGTGTGGCGAGGCAAGTTCCTGTTGGAACCCATAGGTGTCACATGCCACAGTTGTGACCTTTGACATAATCACTTGTGACAAGATGTTGGAATGATAAGTTGTGGTGTTTGAAACCCTTTGTTTATTATTCCGTGTTATGATGGAGAAATTGTAGCAGGGTCCGAAGGATTCAAGCTGTGAGTCCATCAAGACCCCTCTTCCCGAGTCCAGGCTGAAGTTGAGCATTTGCTTCGTTCTCACAAGCGCTGTGCCTTGCATATGGGAATAGTGTTCTTTGTTGCTTAAAATGCCCCGCAGTCATGTTTGTCTCCAGAAACACGTGTCATCCTGAGGAAAAAGCCATAAAAGCCTCTAAGTGAAACTTCCAGGGGTCATGAGGACACGGAGCATTTAAAGGGcaaacccggggttggggatttagctcagtggtagagagcttgcctaggaagcgcaaggccctgggttcggtccccagctccggaaagaaaaaaaaaagttaaagggcAAACCCAGCAAACAAGCCAATTATTCCTGGGTGACAATTGTTATTTctagatggggagagaagggcaggGGTTACCTCTGTAAGCATCCACGGGAACGAAAGCCTGAGTGACAGACTGCGGGCTTCTCTTCATTAAGCGTACTTGTTTTAGCAAGGAAGAGGTGTCGGGAAATTCTGTAATTGGGCTCACGTTGGAGCTCGTCTTGTAAAGAATAATTAATTGTTGGCTATGGTTACTCCCTCCATCACCCATCACCGTAGGTGTcggaaaagaagatcaaaggatGACACAGGAACATGGGTGACATTCACAGACACCGTCCCTTCCACCGAAAAACAAGCTCATGATGGGGAGTGAAGGGGAAGCATCACATACTTTCCATACCTTATAAGCTCAATTAGCAAACTTCCTCGACTCGAGGCTTTATGATGTAGCTTCAGTCATTCTGGTATGGATTTGTCAAGTAATATATTATGCGTTGTGTATTTTCCCTCAAGACAACATTTTTGACTGCGAATGTGTACCTGAGTCTCCAGCATTTCTCGAAGTGAGTGGtgtgcaaccccccccccccccccgttcttcctcctcctctgaccTTTCAGGACTCACACTGTTGCCATTTTTTGCAAATGGCCTTGTTCTTTTTGTAGTGTGGACGAGAGGTCCAAAGAGGTTTCTTTGGAGTTGTTTCCATGATATTTCTGGCTTTAACGTGGGGAAATACTGTTCTATGGTGAGGAGACACATCAGGGAGTGCAGCATGAGCATAGGGAAGTTGTTGAGCTGCTCTTCATGTCTAACACTGGTTGTTTTGATGTAGATAACAGCGCGTTACCTACAAAGTAGTCTCAGTTTTGTGGTAGGAAATGGACGAACGTGGCTGAGAGAGATTTTGCAACTGCAGGAATACTGTATTCCCTGGTCGTTAGCCAGACAGTACATTTTGGAGTaatttttctgtttgattttatttagCAATTATAAGTTTTTTTGCAGcaatattttcccttttatttttttttagtaattataTGTTTTTTACagcaatatttccccctttttattacttttttctgtTCTTATTACTTTTTTTCTCAGCAGGGTTTTGTTTTACAGCCCCAGCTTGCCTGGATGTCACGAGCTTCCTGACTTAGCTCTCTAGGTTCAAGGGTGGCGCCACCTGGCATagctttatttattgactttaaaaacacctacctctcttgctattttttgagacaataaaAGCacgttttaaaaatatttaaaagccctTGCTGTGTCTTGCTGGAAGCCTGAGACACTCAAGATGTCCCCAGCAGTTGTTGACATAATCACTCCACCATCCCATGATTCTCTGTGTCCTTCACAACCAGATGTGTCAGGCACTCGCTGGGAGCCACAAACTGGGTTGCAGTCAGAGAGGGGCAGACTCTGCAGGACTGGaggctgacgtgtgtgtgtgtgagtgtgtgtgagagtgtgtgtgtgtctgtgtgtgtgtgtgagtgtgtgagtctgtgtgtgtgagtgtgtgagtgtgtgtaagagtgtatgtgtgtgtgagagagtgagtatgtgtatgtgtgtgagtgtgtgtatgtgagtgtgtgtgtgagtgtgtgtgtatgtgtgtaagagtgtatgtgtgtgtgagagagtgagtatgtgtatgtgtgtgagtgtgtgtatgtgagtgtgtgtgtgagtgtgtgtatgtgtgtaagagtgtatgtgtgtgagtgtgtgtgagagtgtgtgtgagtgtgtgtgtgagtgtgtgagagagtgagtgtgtgtgagtgtgtgagtgtgtgtatgtgagtgtgtgtgacagtgtgtatgagtgtgtgtgtgagagtgtgtatgtgtgtgtatgagtgtgtgtgtgagagtgtgtgtatttgtgtgtgtgtatgcattgtcGTCTTTGTATCTGAGATGCTTAAGGTCTGACACCTCTGTTAACAGCAGAGCTTATTCACAATTTCTTAACCCATTGTCTTTCCCTATaagaataattaataattaataattaaagtaatattaataaaggaaagacTTTTTTTACCTCCAAGTTCTGGGAGCCGGGTGACCAAGATGGGTGGCTATATCTGGTGAAGGATTCATGTTGCACCCTAACATGGCAGAAAAACAAAAGGGCAAATGGGCACAGGCCCATGAGACAACACAGCCTGCTCTTGTGGCACCGAACGGAAGCATCACGCTTTTTACTGCAAGTTTCTGTGGGGACAagatttattcaaaccactgagcACAACTTCCTCACTGAAATAATAATTCTTATACTATGGGGTCCATCCAAGTAAAGGTGGTTGCTATAGCGACAACGTCCCTGTAACCTCAATCGGGCAAGCATCATAGTTTTGTAATCTTTGCAAATTCAATCAGAACAGGGCATTTGTCCTGGTCacagtttcatgtctttgaatataTGTGTTTTTAGAAAGTCGGTGTACATCGTGATCTCATGTTCATGCCCTTGACCCAGTTTCTCCTCATcgttttataataatttataccACCGAGCCCTTTTCCATATATTACCAAACATTTTACTTTGCTATTTGTCAGTGGATGGACTTCCAGACCGAAGGCCGTCATGAAAGAACTGTGCTGCTGTGAACATCTGTATATGGGCGTATAGAAGATTTCACACAGGCATAGTTTTTCACTGTCTTGAGTACATGTGGGCATTGGCATCCGCTCAGCATCTGCTAGGGCCTCTGTGCTGGGTCCAGACATGGCTCTGTTTCACTTGTGGGTGCCCCTTTAATTCCcgaacaatatattatatattgtctcTTTACTAATCTCGCTGCACTTGCCCAAAATTCTCCtcctgagacttaaccagagaacaaagtctcttgggcttttctgagacttcctttgtcgctgcaatgaatctgagtcttcaccttagcctcttcagacagactcttcagacaggggcaaaaagcagccacattcttcaccaaaacaccacaaaaacaatctCAGGCCACACACTGAAATTATTCTCCCTAAAGCCTCCTGGGCCAGGTCTATGCAGTTAAATTCACTCACAGCCACAAAGTCTTCCTGCCAGGATGGCTCATTGGTCCCCACTCAAACCATTTcgtggctttccaaatccaaagtcccaaaattcacgttcttccaaacaaaagtatggtcaggcctatcagTAATACCCAGGCCTTGGTATCAACTTctgacttacttagggttttactgctgcggaCAGACAGCGTGACCGAGGCAGCTCTCACAGGGACAACAtgtgactggggctggcttatagggtcagaggttcagtccatcatcatcatggaaGGAGCAGGGCAACGTCCAGGcaggatggtgcaggaggaggtaAGAGTTCtccatcctcatctgaaggctgctagcagagcaCTGAGAGACTTATAACCCACTCCCTCCgggccacgcccactccagcagggccacacccactccagcagggccacacccacacccactccaacagggccacacccactaatggtgccactccctggactaagcacatacaaaccattaaAGGGCTGGGTTCAGCCATAGGGAGAGAAAATGAGTGGAGCTCAATAGCCAAAGAGGGATGAAGGCTGCGACTTTGATCTGGGCCATTGCAATGCTAGAGCCATGTAGCTCAGTTTAATTCAGGTTCCTATTTGTCATACAGTACAGATGGGTAAGAGAATTAAAGCTGAGTagcactcatgtgtgtgtgtgtgtgtgtgtgtgtgtgtgtgtgtgtgcacatctgtgtgtatgtgtgtctgtgtgtgcatgtgtgtgtatctgtgtgtctgtttgtgcatgtgtatgtctgtgtgtgcatgtgtgtgtctgggtgtctgcatgtgtgtgtgtatgtctctgtgtgtctgtgtgtacatgtgtgtgtgtgtctgtgcatgtgtgtgtgtctatgtgtgcatgtgtgtgtacatgtgtgtgtatgagtgtgtctgtgcatgtgtgtgtctgtgcattgtgtgcatgtgtgtgtctgtgtgcatatgtgtgtgtgtatgtctctatgtgtctgtgtgtgcatgtgtgtgtgtctgtgcatgtgtgtgtgtctgtgcatgtgtgtgtgtctatgtgtgcatgtgtgtgcacatgtgtgtatgagtgtgtctgtgcatgtgtatgtctgtgcattgtgtgcatatgtgtgtcagtgtgtgtgtgtctgtgtgtgttagtccTACAGCTTGCCATGTGGTGATAGTGTATCACCATAAGCAGACGAAACGTTCTGTCATGATGACCTTTGTCCTGTGACCCTTATAAGCAGGGCTGATGTCCTCCCTGACCTCTGTCCGCATTCCCCTGTTTTGCGTCTCTCTGACGTTTAAGAACTTGTTAAATGTGAAAATGTCAGATGTGGTCTCACGTGTTTGCGTTTGTCTGTGCTCGGACTCATGTTTGGCATAGATGTGGAGAAGATTTGCAGTGCCATTGAACTTCCTCTTGCTCATCTCTCGGATGAGAACCCTGGCTCCCACCCTTGTGAGGCAGGGCTGCTCAGTGCAGCTGCCCCAGTGAATAGGGAAGAACTCGACTTGAAGCCAGGGCCTCGAGAACACTGTGTGTGACAAGGGCTCAGTGTACAGAAGTCACCATCTCACGGGGTCACGGGGTCATAGGGGTCACAGGGGTCAGAGCACACACTAAGTGCTCTTGTCCTTCCTCCAGGTGGCGGTGGTGGTTATGGCAGCCATGATGACCCTGGATCCGGTGGGTATCCTCGGCCCAAAGTTTCTGTTGGGATCACAAGGAAAACGACGCTGGCCCCACTCTGGCCTCAGGGCTGCGCTTCTCCGCCGGCCCTGAGTGTTAATTCCCGTCGCCATCTGCACGATTTAAAAGGAGATAAAACCTGGGTTGCTCTTGATCCTGCAGGCTACAGGGCATGGTTTCTTGACCCTTGACCCTGCTGCCCTTTGCAACTGTGAAGGGGGTGGACACCTAAGCCGCAAAGGCCGCTCACCTCGGGATCCCTAGGCGTAAGCACTGGGCACAGAACCATCCCTGGCATCCATTGCACTGCAATCCTGCGTCCCTTGTTGGAATTCAGTTCCTTCTGAGACGCTGCCCACTGCTCCATCCTGCCGCATACGCTGCAGTAGTCAACGCAGGGCTTTGGGGGGGCGGGGCTCGCATCCAAACCACCAGAGAAATTCAGCTGTGCAGTGCAGGCGACATGAAGACCCCCGCCCCAGGGTAGGCGACCCACGTGGTTAGGACGGTCTGAGCGTCCGCCTCATAGACGTGAAGGTCATGGACCTCCGAGCCAGTGTGACCTGGGGACCTCGGAGCAGCTGAGTCCCGGAGGCTGCAGTCACGTGCTCAGCTCCGCCCCTTCTTCCGTACGCAGGCGCAGTGACAGACCCCGGCACCATAGCGGGCCTGGTCAGCACCCTGGCCGTGGCCCTTCTCGGAGCGGTGTCCGGCTACCTCTCCTACCAGCACCGGAAGTTCTGCTTCAGCGTCCTGCGTGAGTACAGCAGTGCTGCCTATGGTCTGCAGAAACCACTAGgcttccctgcccatccacccgCCCTTCCTAACATGCCGTGTCCTTCACTCGCTCCCTCAGGCttgcctccttctctccctccctggaCTCGCGTGGTGCCACGGACAGCACAGAGCCCAATCATTGGATCCTCCGTCCATGTCCCTGCACGAAGGGCTCAGTGGGCAGCGCTCAGTCTCAAGGGCTCCTCTGTTTCacatggcctcctttgttttgccATTCGCAGGCGGCCTGGAGGAAGCCTACATGAAGGGGGAGAACCTGGAAGCCGTGGTGTGCGAGGAGCCCCGGATGGAAGCCTCGATGTGCGAGGCGCCCCCAGGTGAGGGCTTTTCTGTCCAGTCCTCAGCTCCTGTATACTCAAATGACACAGCCCCTATATATGCAAATGATTCGGCCACTATGTACGCAAATGACGCAGCCCCTGTGTGCGCATCATGGGCCACCCCACCTCTTGGCTGTCGAACCACATGCGTCCTGGGCGCTCCCATTCCGGGCTGGGGTGGGTTTTGCTTCCGAACCTGCACTGCGGTCCTGTCCGTTTGTCGTTTGTCCTTAGCTGTACATCTGAGTCTGgacctggcctcgaactcacgcCTGTAGCCGGAAGTGGCTTTGAACTTCCGAtgctctgcttcctcctcctgagggctgggcttACAGCCTTGGCTCCACATCTGTCTCTAAGCTTCTCGGTGGGAAAATGGCTAAAGAGAGGAAGCCAGACTTTCTGTTAACCACCCCTGGGGTCCCTGAGCACTTCCAGGGGTGGAGTGCAGGAGGGGGGGTCCCGGAAGCAGTCGTCATCACACGGAGCCACCACTGGAGGGATGAGTACCCCTgtgaaggcatcagatcccaccatCCACTAGTCTCAGCGTAAGCGAGCCCATTCTGCAGATGGAGAAATCGAGGCACAGCTTTCTGAGCAGCCGGCCGGACTTCCACCTCTGTTTCTCTTGGCTCGCCCTGAGCTCTGTCCCCACGGAGGCAGTAAGGGGCAGTGGGCAGTAAGGGGCAGTGGGCAGTAAGGGGCAGTGGGCAGTAAGGGGCAGTAGGCAGGCCTGGGATGTGCACGCAGCCTAAGTCTAAACCTCTGACAGGGACTTGGGAAGGGCAGAGGTGAAACCCTCCTCACCTGTGTCTTCTCTCCCTAGTGACGGACTcgacacaacacacacagcctGCAGAGCCCCCGGCACCCGAGCCCCCGGCACCGGAGCCGCCCCGGATCTGAGGCCCTGGTCAGTGGTCAGCTCCCCGACACCGGAACCACCCCTGATCTGAGGCCCTGCTCGGTGGTCAGCGCTTGGCACCCGAATATCGTCGGCCCATCCTTTCCCTGGGTTCCTTCCCCGCCCCTGGCTTCTCCCCACACCGCATTTTCCCTGCCAGCCTTGGGTGTGCGTGAGTTGCGATTTCTGTGCCCTTCCGTGCGGACCGCGCTGACCACTGTGCAAAACGGACTCGGGAGAGACTCGGTGCCGAGATCTGCGACCCTGGTTCGACAAGTACTGTGTGCACATTTGTCGTTTTGCGCTGACCACTGAGTGCTGTGAGGAGTGCGCCCAGCTGGCACCTGGTGCATTCAGAGCCCACTTGAGACAAATCAGACAGCTgcaacacatgctcacacacacacatgtaacacacacgcacacacacgcacacacacatgcacacacaaaacatcacacatgcacacatatgcacacacaggcacgcgcacaggcacacacacagacacacacacacatgcttgtgtcTGCAGGTGTGTGTTAcatgtgcgtgcttgtgtgtgtgcgtgtgtgtgtgtgcacgccagGACCAAAGCTGACACCACTCCTCCTTGGGCTGCACCGTGCATTGTTCTTCGGCCCCCGGGAGTCCTACAGTGAACCTTGCAGGCGGGAGCTCAGGGCATTTCTATGCCATGTGGCCCAATGGTTTGCCACGTCAGAAAATCATTTGTGAGAGTGGAGCGGCCCGCTTGGAAGGCGAGGCCCACAGTGGACGACGTGATTGGCTCCGTGTATCCCACAGGCTGCACATCACCTCTGCTGAGCTGCAGCAGGAACCTGACCAATGAGCCATCCTGCTGCTATGCTGTCTTCTGGCGGCTCAGGAACCCGGCCATGGAAGCCATGGTTGTTGGTGGTCATCTCAGCTCCTAGGatttgttgggccctaccttggggtgtttcccttccccttcgctgagccttttagcctgctatagcaagttgtttacacccttggcagctgctcttggcccctgatttggggcgggactttccatggcaccctttcTCCCAccgagccttccagcttgttgttaagaagttgtttatgcccctgattgggcctgggACTGTCCACCatacagacttttcctgttttcctgattggggattttcacctgccttgttgtttttccatggcttttgcctcgggtatataaggagatctcagtaaagccttggtggcactctctgaaaacgggtgacccgtgtacgtgttttctttcaatcctgcaGACCTATGCCCGATATTTACACACTGGCAGCACAGGCGTCCTCATTTGGAGGTCCCATGGAGATCGGGAAAGAGAGGACAACCTGATGGGATCATTCCAAAAGGCCAGCCGGCAAGGAAGCGGAACGTATTGGGGACAAGTGGTGACCACTGGAAAATCTAGAAGTAAGTAGCGCTACAAAGGTTTTGTCTTAGCGATGGAAGCTACAAGTTCCTCATTATTGGTTGTAGATCAGCTTGTAAGTTTACTCAAACAACAAGGTACTGGTATTAAGGTAAAGATAGCCCAAGAGTTTGTTAAAACTATAGAACTAGTCAGTCCTTGGTTTATAGCTAATGGAGGTTTGAGTATTCCAGATTGGAAACAGGTTAAATGGGATTTACAGAAGGCCCTCCAGGATGGGGGATCAGAGAACATTCCAATTGCTACCTTTTCCTTATGGAGGATAGTGAAGGACGCTTTACTTAGTGAAAATGCGAGGGTCAAAGTACATATGGAAATTGAAAGAACATTTGGAACTGCACAGGATGAACATACTAAAGAGTCAATTGTAGGGACAGCAGTGACTCTGATTCAACTTGCTATGAGTCTGATGCAGAAGAGGAGGTAACATTGGACAGGGAGATGGAGAAAATGAGCCAGgaaaggccccagtaagcagaattcagaaggaccGTAGGAATTGAAAGcacatgcaaagaaaaataaagatttgggctagtggtgagtaaaccttgcaaaaggggacaaggtaataatgataaaatgtttttgtatatgtgttcttttagagttatgctaaaatctagagaagtgAAGTCAATTcccatagatgcttttagtctttggaccctgattagagacagtttacaacctagacaagagagaaaatgggTTTGAGAGAAACAGTCCTtctggactctccacagatgctttgtgAAAGAAGGGaaatgagcttaagcttttttggagctctcctg
It encodes the following:
- the Cd99l4 gene encoding CD99 molecule like 4 isoform X3, with the translated sequence MVARLTALLVCLVFSLATLVQRGYGDFDDFNLEDALKETSSVKQRWDHITTTTTRRPGTTRAPSNPMELDGFDLEDALDDRNDLDGPKKPSTGEGGGWSDKDLEDILGGGGYKPDKNKGGGGGYGSHDDPGSGAVTDPGTIAGLVSTLAVALLGAVSGYLSYQHRKFCFSVLRGLEEAYMKGENLEAVVCEEPRMEASMCEAPPAVHLSLDLASNSRL
- the Cd99l4 gene encoding CD99 molecule like 4 isoform X2, which codes for MVARLTALLVCLVFSLATLVQRGYGDFDDFNLEDALKETSSVKQRWDHITTTTTRRPGTTRAPSNPMELDGFDLEDALDDRNDLDGPKKPSTGEGGGWSDKDLEDILGGGGYKPDKNKGGGGGYGSHDDPGSGAVTDPGTIAGLVSTLAVALLGAVSGYLSYQHRKFCFSVLRGLEEAYMKGENLEAVVCEEPRMEASMCEAPPGEGFSVQSSAPVYSNDTAPIYANDSATMYANDAAPVCASWATPPLGCRTTCVLGAPIPGWGGFCFRTCTAVLSVCRLSLAVHLSLDLASNSRL
- the Cd99l4 gene encoding CD99 molecule like 4 precursor, with the translated sequence MVARLTALLVCLVFSLATLVQRGYGDFDDFNLEDALKETSSVKQRWDHITTTTTRRPGTTRAPSNPMELDGFDLEDALDDRNDLDGPKKPSTGEGGGWSDKDLEDILGGGGYKPDKNKGGGGGYGSHDDPGSGAVTDPGTIAGLVSTLAVALLGAVSGYLSYQHRKFCFSVLRGLEEAYMKGENLEAVVCEEPRMEASMCEAPPVTDSTQHTQPAEPPAPEPPAPEPPRI
- the Cd99l4 gene encoding CD99 molecule like 4 isoform X4 — encoded protein: MELDGFDLEDALDDRNDLDGPKKPSTGEGGGWSDKDLEDILGGGGYKPDKNKGGGGGYGSHDDPGSGAVTDPGTIAGLVSTLAVALLGAVSGYLSYQHRKFCFSVLRGLEEAYMKGENLEAVVCEEPRMEASMCEAPPVTDSTQHTQPAEPPAPEPPAPEPPRI